The Lentzea guizhouensis genome contains a region encoding:
- a CDS encoding amidohydrolase family protein — protein sequence MTDTTRRELLGWLAGLGAAAGVGLVAPGRAAASGSTGVTALRGVTLVDTTGSPPRRDATIVLADNRILAVGGCDLPLPPNATVLDLPGKYVIPGLWDMHVHGAYSDRVTFPMCLANGVVGLREMWGFGPIYELRDRVERGEVFGPKLVVGSTIIDGPDSMLPGPLIARTPEEGRAAVRDWAGQGAEFVKVYSYLDRATLTAIADERARIGIPFAGHNSCHVPLGEASDLGQRTFEHMYGLPLATSSQEDELRDRIGRTPLDPANPFGWFKQWLECERLATLSHRRSKAVQLAKRLRRNNSWLSPTIGAMRVYGSPADRFADDERLKYVPPFMKQLWADQLKQWVPVTPQEIRDQELFLRRRMDQVAEMHALDVGVLVGTDTGNPYTYAGFSVHDELELLVEAGLSPLAALRAATAGPATVLGEPAGTLRPGQRADLVVLHGNPLADIRNTRRIHSVLTRGRVLGEEERARMLADAEKAAQEPFPAVQRACC from the coding sequence ATGACCGACACCACGCGACGTGAACTGCTGGGATGGCTGGCCGGGCTCGGTGCGGCGGCGGGCGTGGGCCTGGTCGCGCCGGGCCGGGCCGCAGCGTCCGGCTCCACGGGCGTCACCGCCCTGCGCGGCGTGACGCTCGTCGACACCACCGGCTCGCCACCCCGGCGCGACGCCACCATCGTGCTGGCGGACAACAGGATCCTCGCGGTCGGCGGCTGCGACCTGCCGTTGCCGCCGAACGCGACCGTGCTCGACCTGCCGGGCAAGTACGTGATCCCGGGCCTGTGGGACATGCACGTGCACGGCGCGTACTCCGACCGCGTCACGTTCCCGATGTGCCTGGCCAACGGCGTGGTGGGGCTCCGAGAGATGTGGGGCTTCGGGCCGATCTACGAGCTGCGCGACCGGGTCGAGCGCGGCGAGGTGTTCGGGCCGAAGCTGGTCGTGGGCAGCACGATCATCGACGGGCCGGACTCGATGTTGCCGGGGCCGTTGATCGCGCGCACGCCCGAGGAGGGCCGGGCGGCGGTGCGGGACTGGGCCGGGCAGGGGGCCGAGTTCGTCAAGGTCTACTCGTACCTGGACCGTGCGACGCTCACGGCGATCGCGGACGAGCGCGCGCGCATCGGGATTCCGTTCGCCGGGCACAACTCGTGCCACGTGCCGTTGGGCGAGGCGAGCGACCTGGGGCAGCGGACGTTCGAGCACATGTACGGCCTGCCGCTCGCGACGAGCAGCCAGGAGGACGAGCTGCGGGACCGGATCGGGCGGACACCGCTGGACCCGGCGAACCCGTTCGGCTGGTTCAAGCAGTGGCTGGAGTGCGAGCGCCTGGCCACGCTGTCACACCGCCGGTCCAAGGCGGTGCAGCTGGCGAAACGACTGCGGCGCAACAACTCCTGGCTCTCGCCGACGATCGGGGCGATGCGCGTGTACGGCAGCCCGGCCGACCGGTTCGCCGACGACGAACGGCTGAAGTACGTGCCGCCGTTCATGAAGCAGCTGTGGGCCGACCAGTTGAAGCAGTGGGTTCCGGTGACACCGCAGGAGATCCGCGATCAGGAGCTCTTCCTGCGCAGGCGCATGGACCAGGTGGCGGAGATGCACGCGCTCGACGTCGGCGTGCTCGTCGGCACCGACACCGGCAACCCGTACACCTACGCCGGGTTCTCCGTGCACGACGAGCTGGAGCTGCTGGTCGAGGCGGGGTTGTCGCCGTTGGCAGCGCTGCGGGCGGCGACGGCCGGCCCGGCCACCGTGCTCGGCGAACCGGCCGGCACGCTGCGGCCGGGACAGCGCGCGGACCTCGTGGTGCTGCACGGGAACCCGCTCGCCGACATCCGCAACACCCGGCGCATCCACTCGGTGCTGACCCGCGGGCGGGTGCTCGGTGAGGAGGAGCGCGCGCG